One window of Triticum dicoccoides isolate Atlit2015 ecotype Zavitan chromosome 5A, WEW_v2.0, whole genome shotgun sequence genomic DNA carries:
- the LOC119304312 gene encoding probable helicase CHR10, protein MAATAYERRLLAAADLVLSADGKSQLPRLSSTDLGVTADLKPHQLDGVDWLIRRYHLGVNVLLGDEMGLGKTLQAISLLSYLKIKSIAPGPFLVLCPLSVTDGWLSEFGKFCPTLKVIQYVGDKPHRRQIRRTIHEDVQKSSHSNELPFDVMLTSYDIALMDQDFLSQVPWLYVVIDEAQRLKNPSSVLYNVLEERFMMPRRLLLTGTPVQNNLSELWALMHFCMPSVFGPLDEFLSTFKEAGNLLSGSEANKANRQFKILKHILRAFMLRRTKALLIESGILELPPLTELTVMVPLAPLQKKIYLSVLRKELQTLLSFTGGSSRHQSLQNIVVQLRKACSHPYLFSGIEPEPYEEGEHLVQASGKLIVLDLVLEKLHRLGHRVVLFAQMTQTLDILQDFLELRNYTYERLDGSVRAEERFAAIRNFSSQPTKGVVRDDSNPSGAFVFMISTRAGGVGLNLIGADTVIFYEQDWNPQADKQALQRTHRIGQLNHVLSINLVSQRTIEEVIMRRAERKLKLSHNIFGDKDATDGKGNDLGNEANDMRSIIFGLHQFDPADTAAETINEETLEKLKSMSENVIKMRTHEPSEKDDRAFEINPDLTEGSGLVITRACDSISIDPGVDEAAYLSWVEKFKEASHSIEDVPVELERQRPAPEDKLLKREANKKKAEEKRLAKWKDLGYQTLGVKVPDNIPNQNISNSGSVQLVYGDCTDPSKVCAAKPAIIFSCVDNSGTWGHGGMFDALTSLSTYIPDAYHRASEVDDLHMGDLHLIQLDEANCSRNLDAPLWVALAVVQSYNPKRKIPRSEISMSDLELCLSKAAFSAAQRSASIHMPRIGQRSGSQRSEWYTIERLLRKYASLHGIDIFVYYFRRPTRQQPDSD, encoded by the exons ATGGCGGCGACCGCCTACGAGCGCCGcctgctcgccgccgccgacctcgtcctctccgccgacgGCAAGTCCCAGCTCCCCCGCCTCTCCTCCACCGACCTCGGCGTCACGGCCGACCTCAAGCCGCACCAGCTGGACGGCGTCGACTGGCTCATCCGCCGCTACCACCTCGGCGTCAACGTCCTGCTCG GCGATGAG ATGGGGCTGGGGAAGACCCTGCAGGCGATTTCTCTGCTGAGCTACCTGAAGATCAAATCCATCGCCCCCGGACCGTTCC TGGTGTTATGCCCTCTAAGTGTGACGGATGGCTGGTTGTCGGAGTTCGGTAAATTCTGCCCCACCTTGAAGGTCATCCAGTATGTTGGCGATAAGCCGCATCGTCGTCAGATACGGAGAACGATCCATGAAGATGTCCAAAAATCTTCACATTCAAAT GAATTACCATTTGATGTGATGCTGACGAGCTATGACATAGCCTTAATGGATCAAGATTTTCTTTCCCAAGTTCCTTGGCTCTATGTGGTGATTGATGAGGCCCAGCGTCTTAAAAATCCATCAAGT GTACTGTATAATGTTCTTGAAGAACGCTTTATGATGCCAAGGCGTCTACTACTAACAGGCACTCCTGTCCAGAATAACCTTTCTGAACTATGGGCGTTGATGCACTTCTGCATGCCTTCAGTTTTTGGGCCCCTAGATGAATTTCTTTCTACTTTCAAGGAAGCAGGGAATTTGTTATCAG GTAGTGAAGCTAATAAAGCAAACAGACAATTCAAGATCCTTAAACATATACTCAGAGCATTTATGCTCCGACGAACAAAGGCTTTACTAATTGAGAGTGGAATTCTGGAATTGCCTCCATTAACTGAGCTGACAGT GATGGTACCTCTGGCACCCTTACAGAAGAAGATATACTTATCAGTGTTGAGAAAAGAGCTGCAAACACTTCTTTCATTTACTGGTGGATCTTCTCGTCATCAATCTCTGCAGAACATT GTAGTACAACTGCGGAAAGCTTGCAGTCATCCATATCTATTCAGTGGTATTGAGCCTGAGCCTTATGAGGAAGGGGAGCATTTGGTTCAG GCTAGTGGAAAGCTCATTGTGCTAGACCTTGTTCTTGAGAAGCTCCACAGGTTAGGTCATCGTGTTGTGCTATTTGCTCagatgactcagacgctggacattCTGCAG GATTTCTTAGAACTGCGTAATTACACGTATGAGCGCCTGGATGGTTCAGTACGTGCCGAGGAACGGTTTGCAGCAATCAGAAATTTCAGCTCTCAACCTACCAAAGGTGTTGTAAGAGATGACAGTAATCCAAGTGGAGCTTTTGTTTTCATGATATCAACTAGAGCAGGGGGTGTTGGGCTTAATCTCATTGGTGCTGATACT GTTATTTTTTATGAGCAAGACTGGAATCCTCAGGCTGACAAACAGGCTTTGCAGCGTACTCACCGCATTGGACAGTTGAATCATGTATTATCAATAAATTTGGTATCGCAACGcacgattgaagag GTCATCATGCGAAGAGCAGAGAGAAAACTTAAGCTTAGCCACAATATTTTTGGAGATAAGGATGCAACTGATGGGAAAGGAAATGACTTGGGAAATGAAGCTAATGACATGCGTTCGATTATATTTGGCTTACACCAGTTTGACCCCGCAGATACAGCTGCGGAAACAATCAATGAGGAGACACTGGAAAAATTGAAATCAATGTCAGAAAATGTTATCAAAATGCGTACTCATGAACCTTCAGAAAAGGATGACCGAGCATTTGAAATCAATCCAGATTTGACTGAGGGCAGCGGGCTTGTAATTACAAGAGCTTGTGATTCTATTAGCATTGATCCAGGGGTTGACGAAGCTGCATACCTATCCTGGGTAGAGAAGTTTAAGGAGGCTTCACATTCTATTGAAGATGTCCCAGTTGAATTAGAAAGGCAAAGACCTGCACCTGAAGATAAGCTCTTGAAACGTGAAGCTaataagaaaaaggctgaagaaaaGAGATTGGCCAAGTGGAAAGATTTGGGGTACCAGACATTAGGGGTCAAAGTTCCTGATAACATACCAAATCAGAATATTTCTAACTCAGGATCCGTCCAACTTGTATATGGAGATTGCACTGATCCATCAAAAGTTTGCGCTGCAAAGCCTGCCATTATATTCAG ttgtgtagatAATTCTGGAACATGGGGTCATGGAGGAATGTTTGATGCTTTGACTAGTCTCTCAACATACATTCCAGATGCTTATCATCGTGCTTCTGAAGTCGACGATCTTCACATGGGGGATCTTCACTTGATTCAGCTAGATG AAGCCAACTGTAGCCGGAATTTGGACGCACCTCTATGGGTGGCACTAGCTGTTGTGCAGTCTTATAATCCGAAACGTAAGATTCCAAGAAGTGAAATCTCAATGTCTGACTTGGAGCTGTGTTTGTCAAAGGCGGCCTTCTCAGCTGCTCAGCGTTCTG CGAGTATCCACATGCCTCGGATTGGTCAGCGAAGTGGCTCCCAGCGATCAGAGTGGTATACCATAGAACGCCTGCTCAGGAAATACGCATCGCTTCATGGCATCGACATTTTCGT GTACTACTTCCGGCGACCAACCAGGCAACAGCCAGACTCAGATTAA
- the LOC119298536 gene encoding uncharacterized protein LOC119298536, translating into MDDLLVQYKHLVFDPTVSPHYQVFSIPSLREQSTYRDMGVCSTVQLDRLVEKSEWPPSTYILDVFSSMSDRWEERPFAREGDVAGIVEARQDHPYGWSSAKRGAAYWQQALYVHCQPNAVMRISLSDDKYRVIKLPTDKETMAYLGRSKKRRVLCIVR; encoded by the exons ATGGATGACCTTTTGGTTCAATATAAGCATCTAGTCTTCGATCCCACCGTGTCACCCCACTACCAAGTGTTCAGCATTCCCAGTTTGCGCGAGCAGAGTACCTATAGGGACATGGGGGTCTGCAGTACCGTCCAATTAGACCGCTTAGTGGAGAAATCCGAATGGCCGCCGTCTACATACATCCTGGATGTCTTCTCCTCAATGTCGGATCGCTGGGAGGAGAGGCCTTTTGCTAGAGAAGGTGATGTTGCAGGGATTGTCGAGGCACGACAAGATCACCCCTACGGATGGTCATCGGCCAAACGTGGCGCTGCCTACTGGCAACAAGCACTTTATGTGCACTGCCAGCCTAATGCTGTCATGag GATATCTCTTTCCGATGACAAGTACCGCGTGATTAAACTACCAACCGACAAGGAAACCATGGCTTATCTAGGAAGATCAAAAAAAAGGCGTGTACTATGCATCGTTCGTTAA